The Doryrhamphus excisus isolate RoL2022-K1 chromosome 18, RoL_Dexc_1.0, whole genome shotgun sequence genome contains a region encoding:
- the LOC131106578 gene encoding sodium-coupled neutral amino acid transporter 3-like, protein MSEDKPAESAESSPAEMNAIPNGKGHKTGDEISALAKTSPAEDGPKSENTEANLPEGQECLSGGDSKNTTTFTDFEGKTSFGMSVFNLGNAIMGSGILGLAYAMANTGVVLFLVLLTGVALLSSYSIHLLLKSSGIVGIRAYEQLGYRAFGTPGKMAAGIAITLQNIGAMSSYLYIVKYEFPLVIQAFLKVDKPAGEWYLNGNYLVVIISVAVILPLALMKQLGYLGYTSGFSLSCMVFFLISVIYKKFNTPCPFVDFAINGTAAGINVTLPGGEDDPACLPKMANLNSQTAYTIPILAFAFVCHPEVLPIYTELRNPTKKKMQHVANISIAVMYIMYFLAALFGYLTFYGEVEAELLHTYSRIDPYDSLILCVRVAVLTAVTLTVPIVLFPVRRAIQQMMFPNKTFNWPRHIAIAFTLLTFINLLVIFAPNILGIFGVIGATSAPCLIFIFPAVFYIRIVPKEEEPLHSTPKVMAACFAGVGFLFMIMSLSFIIIDWTSGTSQASGGH, encoded by the exons AAGCGAGAACACGGAGGCCAACCTCCCAGAGGGCCAGGAGTGCTTATCAGGCGGCGACAGTAAGAACACCACAACATTTACCGAT TTTGAAGGGAAAACCTCATTCGGGATGTCCGTCTTCAATTTGGGCAACGCTATCATGGGAAGCGGAATCCTGGGATTGGCGTACGCCATGGCCAACACGGGAGTGGTTCTCTTTTT GGTTCTCCTTACGGGGGTGGCCCTACTTTCctcatattccattcatttacTGCTCAAGTCTTCCGGTATTGTAG GTATCCGTGCTTATGAGCAGCTGGGCTACCGAGCGTTTGGCACTCCCGGGAAGATGGCGGCGGGCATCGCCATCACGCTGCAGAACATCGGCG CCATGTCCAGTTATCTGTACATCGTCAAGTACGAGTTCCCGCTGGTCATTCAGGCCTTCCTCAAGGTGGACAAGCCTGCAGG GGAATGGTACCTGAACGGGAACTACCTGGTGGTCATCATATCTGTGGCTGTCATCTTGCCGCTGGCGCTCATGAAGCAGCTGG GGTACCTGGGCTACACCAGCGGTTTCTCCCTGAGCTGCATGGTCTTCTTCCTCATCTCG GTCATCTACAAGAAGTTCAACACGCCTTGTCCCTTTGTGGACTTCGCCATCAACGGCACGGCGGCCGGGATCAACGTCACGCTTCCCGGCGGGGAGGACGACCCCGCCTGCCTTCCCAAAATGGCCAACCTCAACTCGCAA ACCGCCTACACCATCCCCATCCTGGCCTTTGCCTTTGTGTGCCACCCTGAGGTCCTGCCCATCTACACCGAGCTACGCAA CCCcaccaagaaaaaaatgcagcatGTGGCCAACATCTCCATCGCCGTCATGTACATCATGTACTTCCTGGCTGCTCTCTTTGGATACCTGACCTTCTACG GTGAagtggaggcggagctgcttcACACGTACAGTCGCATCGACCCGTACGACTCGCTGATTCTGTGCGTGCGAGTTGCCGTCCTCACCGCCGTCACGCTGACCGTGCCCATCGTGCTCTTTCCC GTGCGGAGGGCCATCCAGCAGATGATGTTCCCCAACAAGACCTTCAACTGGCCGCGCCACATCGCCATCGCCTTCACTCTTCTCACCTTCATCAACCTGCTGGTCATCTTCGCCCCCAACATCCTGGGCATCTTTGGGGTCATAG GAGCGACATCCGCGCCTTgcctcatcttcatcttccCTGCCGTCTTCTACATTCGTATCGTACCCAAAGAGGAGGAGCCGCTGCACTCCACCCCCAAAGTCATG GCGGCGTGCTTTGCCGGGGTTGGCTTCCTGTTTATGATCATGAGTCTCAGCTTTATCATCATTGACTGGACTTCAGGCACCAGCCAAGCCAGCGGGGGCCACTAA